Genomic DNA from Prunus persica cultivar Lovell chromosome G1, Prunus_persica_NCBIv2, whole genome shotgun sequence:
CCGTCTCAAATGGTTGGTCGTTCAGTTCATATTTGAAAGCAACAAATTGCACGCCATGTGTTCGATGTATTGTCTTACCGAATTCAATGCCCTTTTACTATTGCAGTTTTAACTTCGGAGCGTCAACTTGAAGGGttatttgaggttttttttttccgaggTCACAATGGCCTGTAGACATGTAGACAGGTTAATACATGGTGCAAGGCATCTAATGGCTAAGCGAAAGGGAGCTGTCCATTTGAATGGGATGCTACATCATTGCTCAGAGGAGTCTCATGGAGAGCCTATGCCCCGAGAATGGTATCAAAAGGAATTCCCCAAGTTAACAAAACTATCCCAATTGTTAAAAAATGTCGATTTGGTTGATGGAAGGCTTGTTAACATCAGTGATGGTTCAATTATCATGGATGACCGTATTGAACACAGAATGCTTACTTTCAAGTCACTTGCCAGGGAATTTATTGGTTCTCCATTAGTTCAGCAAACGTTAAAGAATGATGTCGTGGCGTTGTCAGGTGGTAGAATCTGTAATCAATTTGTGTGTTTCAGTAAACCAAATGAAAGAGAGCCCATGGTTGTAAAAACACTCTCCGTAGTAAGTGGCTTTCTGAACATCACTGCTCAACAAAGACAGTCAGTACGTGTTACATTATCTCCACAGATTACACAGCACCGCATATGGACTGGGACGCTTGAGGAGGTACTGAATGGATTGAAATCTGAGTTGGAATATTTAGATCATCGGTGCCCAAGCAAAGGGACGAAGATGGGACAGCAGATAGTTGCTAGCTGTCTGAAGTTCTTGGCTGACACATCCACATCCATTTCATATGAACATGATTGCTCTTCATGGACGCGCCTATCGCCTGCAAAAGTTACAGACTCTTCTGGTTTGCAAAAATGGGAAGATGTTCTCGAGATGTTCAACGACCTCATTGattgtttgaaaaatgaaagggAGTTACTTCTTTACGTAGCGAAGCTTAAGGTCTTGAAAGAGGGGCTGTCTCAGATCAAGGATGTGTTGACTGATAGAAATATAGGACACAAGGAAGTTCGGCATCAAGAAAGCCTAGTGCAGAAGAAGCTGACAAAGACATTGGGTCATTCGTCCAAGTGCCTGTTCACACTTATGTTATATTACCTCTTTGGGCATGTTAGAGATATTGAAGTGGACGTACGTGGCGGCATTTATAGCAGCGGTAGTGAGAACGATTTCTGCTTGTGCATGGGAAGGATTGTGACTTCAGATGAGGAGGAGATGGTTTGGAGCGGGGTGAGGCAGTTGGACAGGGCTCTTGGACTTTTCAAGTTTGTATGGGAAACAGCAGGGATGAAAGGAGCTTTACAACTGCAAGGGCATATATGGTGCGTAGGGGCTGAAGGCAGAACACTTACATATAGAGGAAACACATTTTTCGTCCATGGGATTCATGTTTGACGAAC
This window encodes:
- the LOC18792679 gene encoding uncharacterized protein LOC18792679, with the translated sequence MACRHVDRLIHGARHLMAKRKGAVHLNGMLHHCSEESHGEPMPREWYQKEFPKLTKLSQLLKNVDLVDGRLVNISDGSIIMDDRIEHRMLTFKSLAREFIGSPLVQQTLKNDVVALSGGRICNQFVCFSKPNEREPMVVKTLSVVSGFLNITAQQRQSVRVTLSPQITQHRIWTGTLEEVLNGLKSELEYLDHRCPSKGTKMGQQIVASCLKFLADTSTSISYEHDCSSWTRLSPAKVTDSSGLQKWEDVLEMFNDLIDCLKNERELLLYVAKLKVLKEGLSQIKDVLTDRNIGHKEVRHQESLVQKKLTKTLGHSSKCLFTLMLYYLFGHVRDIEVDVRGGIYSSGSENDFCLCMGRIVTSDEEEMVWSGVRQLDRALGLFKFVWETAGMKGALQLQGHIWCVGAEGRTLTYRGNTFFVHGIHV